A DNA window from Pseudorasbora parva isolate DD20220531a chromosome 19, ASM2467924v1, whole genome shotgun sequence contains the following coding sequences:
- the s100a11 gene encoding protein S100-A11 gives MESAINVLVSQFKIYAGKDGSANTLSKEEFQSLVTSQLPNFVKNSSDPATIDQLMSSLDANNDGELTFLEFWQLIGKVANQHGGF, from the exons ATGGAATCCGCCATTAACGTGCTCGTCTCCCAGTTCAAGATTTATGCTGGGAAGGATGGCTCTGCAAACACATTGAGCAAGGAAGAGTTTCAAAGCTTGGTCACATCCCAGTTACCCAACTTTGTAAAG AATTCCTCTGACCCAGCCACCATTGACCAGCTCATGAGCTCATTGGATGCTAATAACGACGGAGAGCTGACCTTCCTGGAGTTCTGGCAGCTTATTGGCAAAGTGGCGAACCAGCATGGCGGCTTTTAG
- the s100u gene encoding S100 calcium binding protein U isoform X1 codes for METAIQTVVGVFLKSAKGKENLGGKEFQGLVKSQLKNILTGSEDNEAVKNMRQQLDNNQDGKVSFQEYMKLIGYLAQSLSEQRCLEKETAAESSTQETQAEAAANAQPEPKQAEPKQSEPKQAEPKQAEPKQAEPKEAEPKQAELKQTEPKQAELKVEPQAAKEAKKVDKPVAAEAAAKEQKPEEEKKSDVKQEGEKVEENKPAEKIKAEEAS; via the exons ATGGAGACAGCAATCCAAACCGTGGTGGGTGTCTTCCTGAAGTCGGCCAAGGGCAAGGAAAACCTCGGAGGGAAGGAGTTCCAGGGCCTTGTGAAGAGCCAGCTTAAGAACATTCTGACG GGCTCAGAGGACAATGAGGCAGTTAAAAACATGCGTCAACAGCTTGACAACAACCAGGATGGGAAGGTCAGCTTCCAGGAGTATATGAAACTGATTGGCTATCTGGCGCAGTCTCTCAGCGAGCAGCGTTGTTTGGAAAAAGAAACGGCAGCAGAGAGTTCAACCCAGGAGACGCAGGCTGAGGCGGCAGCCAATGCACAGCCAGAGCCGAAGCAG GCAGAGCCGAAGCAATCAGAGCCGAAGCAGGCAGAGCCGAAGCAGGCAGAGCCGAAGCAAGCAGAGCCGAAGGAAGCAGAGCCGAAGCAGGCAGAGCTGAAGCAAACAGAGCCGAAGCAGGCAGAGCTCAAGGTCGAGCCACAGGCGGCAAAGGAGGCGAAGAAAGTAGACAAGCCAGTGGCTGCGGAGGCAGCGGCCAAAGAGCAGAAGCCAGAGGAAGAGAAAAAATCAGATGTGAAACAGGAAGGAGAGAAAGTTGAAGAGAATAAACCTGCAGAGAAGATAAAAGCAGAGGAAGCGTCGTAG
- the s100s gene encoding S100 calcium binding protein S isoform X1 — protein MPRSKCDVMSKEPSSNLESAMQMLIKTFHKYSGKEGDKYTLSRGELRELLTEELGNYLGNAQDKDAVERVMNDLDSNNDGEVDFTEFIILMGALTVACNDFFLDSPAPKKPDDKGDAATTEEKKE, from the exons ATGCCACGCTCAAAGTGTGATGT AATGTCCAAAGAACCAAGCTCCAACTTGGAGAGCGCCATGCAGATGCTCATCAAGACCTTTCATAAGTATTCCGGAAAGGAAGGAGACAAATACACGCTCAGCCGAGGGGAGCTAAGGGAACTTCTGACGGAGGAGCTGGGAAATTATCTCGGG AACGCTCAAGATAAAGATGCGGTGGAACGAGTGATGAATGACCTGGATTCCAATAACGATGGCGAGGTGGACTTCACCGAGTTCATCATCCTCATGGGGGCGCTGACCGTGGCCTGCAACGACTTCTTCCTGGACAGCCCGGCACCCAAAAAGCCTGATGACAAAGGCGATGCAGCCACAACAGAGGAAAAGAAAGAGTAA
- the s100s gene encoding S100 calcium binding protein S isoform X2, protein MSKEPSSNLESAMQMLIKTFHKYSGKEGDKYTLSRGELRELLTEELGNYLGNAQDKDAVERVMNDLDSNNDGEVDFTEFIILMGALTVACNDFFLDSPAPKKPDDKGDAATTEEKKE, encoded by the exons ATGTCCAAAGAACCAAGCTCCAACTTGGAGAGCGCCATGCAGATGCTCATCAAGACCTTTCATAAGTATTCCGGAAAGGAAGGAGACAAATACACGCTCAGCCGAGGGGAGCTAAGGGAACTTCTGACGGAGGAGCTGGGAAATTATCTCGGG AACGCTCAAGATAAAGATGCGGTGGAACGAGTGATGAATGACCTGGATTCCAATAACGATGGCGAGGTGGACTTCACCGAGTTCATCATCCTCATGGGGGCGCTGACCGTGGCCTGCAACGACTTCTTCCTGGACAGCCCGGCACCCAAAAAGCCTGATGACAAAGGCGATGCAGCCACAACAGAGGAAAAGAAAGAGTAA
- the s100u gene encoding S100 calcium binding protein U isoform X2 has protein sequence METAIQTVVGVFLKSAKGKENLGGKEFQGLVKSQLKNILTGSEDNEAVKNMRQQLDNNQDGKVSFQEYMKLIGYLAQSLSEQRCLEKETAAESSTQETQAEAAANAQPEPKQAEPKQAEPKQSEPKQAEPKQAEPKQSEPKQAEPKQAEPKQAEPKEAEPKQAELKQTEPKQAELKVEPQAAKEAKKVDKPVAAEAAAKEQKPEEEKKSDVKQEGEKVEENKPAEKIKAEEAS, from the exons ATGGAGACAGCAATCCAAACCGTGGTGGGTGTCTTCCTGAAGTCGGCCAAGGGCAAGGAAAACCTCGGAGGGAAGGAGTTCCAGGGCCTTGTGAAGAGCCAGCTTAAGAACATTCTGACG GGCTCAGAGGACAATGAGGCAGTTAAAAACATGCGTCAACAGCTTGACAACAACCAGGATGGGAAGGTCAGCTTCCAGGAGTATATGAAACTGATTGGCTATCTGGCGCAGTCTCTCAGCGAGCAGCGTTGTTTGGAAAAAGAAACGGCAGCAGAGAGTTCAACCCAGGAGACGCAGGCTGAGGCGGCAGCCAATGCACAGCCAGAGCCGAAGCAGGCAGAGCCGAAGCAGGCAGAGCCGAAGCAATCAGAGCCGAAGCAGGCAGAGCCGAAGCAGGCAGAGCCGAAGCAATCAGAGCCGAAGCAGGCAGAGCCGAAGCAGGCAGAGCCGAAGCAAGCAGAGCCGAAGGAAGCAGAGCCGAAGCAGGCAGAGCTGAAGCAAACAGAGCCGAAGCAGGCAGAGCTCAAGGTCGAGCCACAGGCGGCAAAGGAGGCGAAGAAAGTAGACAAGCCAGTGGCTGCGGAGGCAGCGGCCAAAGAGCAGAAGCCAGAGGAAGAGAAAAAATCAGATGTGAAACAGGAAGGAGAGAAAGTTGAAGAGAATAAACCTGCAGAGAAGATAAAAGCAGAGGAAGCGTCGTAG